GGTTCACTGACAGGGTTATCATACAGTATACTGACAGGTTATCATGCGGTTCACTGACAGGGTTATCATGCCATGCGGTTCACTGACAGGATTATCATGCGGTTCACTGACAGGATTATCATGCGGTTCACTGACAGGGTTATCATGCCATGCGGTTCACTGACAGGGTTATCATGCGGTTCACTGACAGGATTATCATGCGGTTCACTGACAGGGTTATCATGCGGTTCACTGACAGGGTTATCATGCGGTTCACTGACAGGGTTATCATGCGGTTCACTGACAGGGTTATCATGCGGTTCACTGACAGGGTTATCATGCGGTTCACTGACAGGGTTATCGTGCGGTTCACTGACAGGGTTATCGTGCGGTTCACTGACAGGGTTATCATGCGGTTCACTGACAGGATTATCATGCGGTTCACTGACAGGGTTATCATGCGGTTCACTGACAGGATTATCATGCGGTCACTGACAGGGTTATCATGCGTTTCACTGACAGGATTATCATGCGGTTCACTGACAGGGTTATCGTGCGGTTCACTTACAGGGTTATCATGCGGTTCACTGACAGGATTATCATGCGGTTCACTGACAGGATTATCATGCGGTTCACTGACAGGGTTATCATGCGTTTCACTGACAGGATTATCATGCGGTTCACTGACAGGGTTATCATGCGGTTCACTGACAGGATTATCATGCCATGCGGTTCACGGACAGGGTTATCATGCGGTTCACTGACAGGGTTATCATGCGGTTCACTGACAGGATTATCATGCCATGCGGTTCACTGACAGGGTTATCATGCGGTTCACTAACAGGGTTATCATGCGGTTCACTGACAGGGTTATCATGCCATGCGGTTCACTGACAGGATTATAATGCGGTTCACTGACAGGGTTATCGTGCGGTTCACTGACAGGATTATCATACATGCGGTTCACTGACAGGATTATCATGCGGTTCACTGACAGGGTTATCATGCGGTTCACTGACAGGGTTATCATGCGGTTCACTGACAGGGTTATCATGCGGTTCACTGACAGGATTATCATGCGGTTCACTGACAGGGTTATCATGCGGTTCACTGACAGGATTATCATGCGGTTCACTGACAGGGTTATCATGCGGTTCACTGAAAGGGTTATCATACGGTTCACTGACAGGATTATCATGCCATGCGGTTCACTGACAGGGTATCATCATGCGGTTCACTAACAGGGTTATCATGCGGTTCACTGACAGGGTTATCATGCCATGCGGTTCACTGACAGGATTATAATGCGGTTCACTGACAGGGTTATCGTGCGGTTCACTGACAGAATTATCATACGGTTCACTGACAGGGTTATCATGCGGTTCACTGACAGGGTTATCATGCGGTTCACTGACAGGGTTATCATGCGGTTCACTGACAGGATTATCATGCGGTTCACTGACAGGGTTATCATGCGGTTCACTGAAAGGGTTATCATACGGTTCACTGACAGGGTTATCATGCCATGCGGTTCACTGACAGGGTTATCATGCGGTTCACTGACAGGATTATCATGCGGTTCACTGACAGGGTTATCATGCGGTTCACTGACAGGGTTATCATGCGGTTCACTGACAGGGTTATCATGCGGTTCACTGACAGGGTTATCGTGCGGTTCACTGACAGGGTTATCGTGCGGTTCACTGACAGGGTTATCGTGCGGTTCACTGACAGGATTATCATACAGTATACTGACAGGTTATCATGCGGTTCACTGACAGGATTATCATGCGGTTCACTGACAGGGTTATCATGCGTTTCACTGACAGGATTATCATGCGGTTCACTGACAGGGTTATCGTGCGGTTCACTTACAGGGTTATCATGCGGTTCACTGACAAGTTATCATGCGGTTCACTGACAGGATTATCATGCGGTTCACTGACAGGGTTATCATGCGTTTCACTGACAGGATTATCATGCGGTTCACTGACAGGGTTATCATGCGGTTCACTGACAGGGTTATCATGCGGTTCACTGACAGGGTTATCATGCCATGCGGTTCACTGACAGGGTTATCATGCGGTTCACTGACAGGGTTATCATGCCATGCGGTTCACTGACAGGGTTATCATGCGGTTCACTGACAGGGTTATCATGCGGTTCACTGACAGATTTATCATGCCATGCGGTTCACTGACAGGGTTATCATGCGGTTCACTAACAGGGTTATCATGCGGTTCACTGACAGGGTTATCATGCCATGCGGTTCACTGACAGGATTATAATGCGGTTCACTGACAGGGTTATCGTGCGGTTCACTGACAGGATTATCATACAGTATACTGACAGGTTATCATGCGGTTCACTGACAGGATTATCATGCGGTTCACTGACAGGGTTATCATGCGGTTCACTGACAGGATTATCATGCGGTTCACTGACAGGGTTATCATGCGGTTCACTGAAAGGGTTATCATACGGTTCACTGACAGGATTATCATGCCATGCGGTTCACGGACAGGGTTATCATGCGGTTCACTGACAGGGTTATCATGCCATGCGGTTCACTGACAGGGTTATCATGCCATGCGGTTCACTGAC
This portion of the Argopecten irradians isolate NY chromosome 6, Ai_NY, whole genome shotgun sequence genome encodes:
- the LOC138326528 gene encoding fap1 adhesin-like, yielding MITLSVNRVITLSVNRMIILEPHDNPVSEPHDNPVSEPHDNPVSEPHDNPVSEPHDNLEPHDNPVSEPHDNPVSEPHDNPVSETHDNPVSEPHDNPVSEPHDNLSVNRMITLEPHDNPVSEPHDNPVSEPHDNPVSEPHDNPVSEPHDNPVSEPYDNSVSEPHDNPVSEPHYNPVSEPHGMITLSVNRMITLEPHDNPVSEPHDNPVSEPHDNPVSEPHDNPVSEPHDNPVSEPHDNPVSEPHDNPVSEPHDNPVSEPEPHDNPVSEPHDNPVSEPHDNPVSEPHDNPVSEPHDNPVSEPHDNPVSEPHDNPVSEPHDNPVSEPHDNPVSEPHDNPVSEPHDNPVSEPHDNPVSEPHGMITLSVNRMIILSVNRMIILSVNRMA